Proteins encoded by one window of Arachis hypogaea cultivar Tifrunner chromosome 1, arahy.Tifrunner.gnm2.J5K5, whole genome shotgun sequence:
- the LOC140182014 gene encoding uncharacterized protein, with the protein MLAKPLPDVNEIFSLLTQQERHLNLTDENIHDPQIMLAVANSDSFVNHDSNSRFNSRGRGGSGRSNRGRDRAIQDELLALENNRTCRLVDLPIGKRLIGCKWLIKTKYNIDGTVEHYKAQLVAQGFTQRPGFDFLDTFSPVVRMTTLQMLLTIATSRNWFLHQLDVNTAFLHRDLSKEVYMQQTTVFCSSSEAEYRKMSQATREEQWLVYLLKELQAEHKITFSLFCDNQSALHIAANPVFHERTKHLEVDYHLVRDKVQEGVVKLLPIKTIEQTADILTKALSPALFNTCRSKLRLLNLYTPSLMAGIT; encoded by the exons ATGCTTGCTAAACCTCTTCCAGATGTTAATGAAATCTTTTCTTTGCTCACACAACAAGAGAGACATTTGAATTTGACGGACGAAAATATACATGATCCACAAATCATGCTAGCTGTTGCAAATTCTGATAGCTTCGTTAATCATGACAGTAATTCAAGATTCAATTCTCGTGGTAGGGGTGGATCTGGAAGAAGCAATAGAGGGAGGGATCGAG CCATTCAAGACGAACTTTTAGCTCTTGAGAACAATAGAACTTGTCGTCTAGTTGATTTACCAATTGGGAAGAGACTCATTGGCTGCAAATGGCTAATCAAGACAAAGTACAATATTGATGGTACAGTAGAGCACTATAAAGCGCAATTGGTTGCGCAGGGATTCACTCAGAGGCCTGGTTTTGATTTTCTCGACACGTTCAGCCCCGTAGTAAGGATGACCACTCTACAAATGTTACTTACTATTGCCACGAGCAGAAACTGGTTCCTTCATCAGCTGGATGTCAACACAGCGTTCTTACATAGAGACTTATCCAAAGAAGTTTACATGCAA CAAACTACTGTCTTCTGTTCTTCATCAGAGGCAGAATACAGGAAAATGAGCCAGGCAACTAGAGAAGAACAATGGCTAGTGTATCTTCTGAAAGAACTCCAGGCTGAGCATAAGATAACTTTTAGTCTCTTTTGCGACAATCAATCCGCTCTTCACATAGCTGCGAACCCTGTTTTCCATGAAAGGACAAAGCATTTGGAAGTGGACTATCATTTGGTCAGGGATAAAGTTCAAGAAGGAGTGGTGAAGTTGCTGCCCATCAAGACAATTGAACAAACAGCAGACATTCTTACTAAAGCTTTATCTCCAGCTCTCTTCAACACGTGTCGTAGCAAGCTACGATTATTGAATCTCTATACTCCCAGCTTGATGGCGGGTATCACGTGA
- the LOC112717548 gene encoding uncharacterized protein, with amino-acid sequence MTDSIISNGASPGFDVHTLSHLLNHLTHLQSQLNHKSVSPLFDPSSIFFLHPSENSGVSIIFVKLDTKNYNEWSRVMLIALKSKNKLGFVDSTLPKPSVDDPNFSAWDKCNTFVVAWILQFLSNKISRSVIWNDIAVDIWNDLRHRYYQDDIFKIAELEEKLFSLKQGNSSITAYFTKLKAI; translated from the coding sequence ATGACAGACTCCATTATCAGCAATGGTGCTTCTCCAGGGTTCGATGTTCACACTCTATCTCATCTCCTCAATCACCTCACGCACTTGCAGTCGCAATTGAATCACAAAAGTGTGAGTCCTCTTTTTGATCCTTCAAGTATATTCTTTCTTCATCCAAGCGAAAACTCTGgggtttcaattatttttgtgaaattggaTACCAAGAACTATAATGAATGGTCCAGAGTGATGTTAATTGCGCTAAAATCTAAGAATAAGCTTGGCTTTGTGGATAGCACATTACCAAAACCTAGTGTAGATGATCCCAATTTTTCAGCTTGGGACAAGTGTAATACCTTTGTTGTGGCATGGATTCTTCAATTCCTGAGTAATAAAATTTCAAGAAGTGTCATTTGGAATGATATAGCTGTGGATATCTGGAATGATTTGAGGCATCGTTACTATCAAGATGATATCTTCAAGATTgcagaattggaagaaaaattgTTCTCTTTGAAGCAGGGGAATTCAAGCATCACTGCTTACTTTACAAAATTGAAGGCTatttga